The Erythrobacter sp. Alg231-14 genome has a segment encoding these proteins:
- a CDS encoding TraB/GumN family protein, whose translation MPRFAGIFASVCVLFLAACSGGEPVSEDVIQSADGKPNPPFYEITNRLGRVEGWMLGTIHALPDGTHWRTAPIDGAIRDADRVLVEVVDLGSGSNIAEIFNDLSTTPDIGPLVDRVAPELAEQLMAMAEKSGVSDDTFNNTETWGAALLLARVDAVGKPRNGVDRYVLSRFEGRPTYGFELARTQLGIFDGLAEEDQRALLEGTIEEWSASRDNRGHLIRAWLDGDVAALEAATTSGIMADPELHDALLVARNNTWFPVILTQLEDSGKPLIAVGAAHLVGPDGLTAMLEKEGYTVRRVD comes from the coding sequence GTGCCAAGGTTTGCCGGTATATTCGCCTCCGTTTGCGTTCTGTTTTTGGCAGCATGCAGCGGGGGTGAACCCGTTTCAGAAGATGTCATCCAGAGCGCCGATGGCAAACCCAATCCGCCATTTTATGAGATCACCAACAGGTTGGGCCGTGTTGAGGGCTGGATGTTGGGCACGATCCATGCGCTTCCGGACGGAACACACTGGCGCACTGCCCCAATTGACGGTGCGATCCGCGATGCCGACCGGGTGCTTGTCGAAGTTGTCGATCTTGGATCTGGGTCGAACATCGCCGAAATATTCAATGACCTTTCTACAACACCCGACATAGGCCCGTTGGTCGATCGCGTGGCCCCCGAGCTTGCCGAGCAATTGATGGCGATGGCGGAGAAGTCCGGCGTCTCCGACGATACATTCAACAACACCGAAACATGGGGCGCTGCTCTTTTATTGGCCCGCGTGGATGCCGTGGGCAAACCGCGCAACGGTGTAGATCGCTACGTTCTATCGCGATTTGAAGGCCGGCCGACATACGGTTTTGAATTGGCTCGTACACAATTGGGTATTTTCGATGGCTTGGCGGAAGAGGATCAGCGCGCGTTGCTCGAAGGAACCATCGAGGAATGGAGCGCTTCTCGCGACAATCGCGGGCATTTGATCCGCGCATGGCTTGATGGGGATGTCGCAGCACTGGAAGCCGCAACGACGAGCGGCATCATGGCCGATCCCGAGCTGCACGATGCGTTGTTGGTGGCCCGAAACAACACTTGGTTTCCCGTAATCCTCACGCAATTAGAAGACAGCGGAAAGCCGTTGATCGCGGTCGGAGCCGCTCATTTGGTGGGCCCTGATGGTTTGACCGCGATGTTGGAAAAAGAGGGATACACCGTCCGCAGGGTCGATTAG